The following proteins are encoded in a genomic region of Gavia stellata isolate bGavSte3 unplaced genomic scaffold, bGavSte3.hap2 HAP2_SCAFFOLD_42, whole genome shotgun sequence:
- the LOC132321516 gene encoding olfactory receptor 14C36-like, whose protein sequence is MSNSSSITQFLLLAFADTWELQLLHFCLFLGIYLAALLGNGLIITAIVCDHHLHSPMYFFLLNLSFIDLGSISTTLPKAMANSLWDTRAISYSGCAAQVFLFLFFIAAEFYLLTIMAYDRYIAICKPLHYGTLLGSRACVHMAAAAWGSGLLNAVLHTANTFSLPLCQGNALDQFFCEIPQILKLSCSDSYLREVGLIVVTACFSFGCFVFIVLSYVQILRAVLRIPSEQGRHKAFSTCLPHVAVVSLFLSTIMFSYLKPPSISSPSLDLVVSFLYSVVPPAVNPLIYSMRNQELKDAIKKWFSRTLFNS, encoded by the coding sequence atgtccaacagcagctctatcacccagttcctcctcctggcattcgcagacacgtgggagctgcagctcttgcacttctgcctcttcctgggcatctacctggctgccctcctgggcaatggcctcatcatcaccgccatagtctgcgaccaccacctccacagccccatgtacttcttcctcctcaacctttCTTTcatcgacctgggctccatctccaccactctccccaaagccatggccaattccctctgggataccagggccatctcctactcaggatgtgctgcccaggtctttctgtttctctttttcattgcagcagagttttatcttctcaccatcatggcctatgaccgctacattgccatctgcaaacccctgcactacgggaccctcctgggcagcagagcttgtgtccacatggcagcagctgcctggggcagtgggttgctcaatgctgtgctgcacacagccaatacattttcactaccactctgccaaggcaatgccttggaccagttcttctgtgaaatcccacagatcctcaagctctcctgctcagactcctacctcagggaagttgggcttatTGTGGTTACtgcttgtttcagttttgggtgttttgttttcattgtgctgtcctatgtgcagatcttaagggccgtgctgaggatcccctctgagcagggacggcacaaagccttttccacgtgcctccctcacgTGGCTGTGGTGTCCCTGTTCCTCAGCACCATCATGTTttcctacctgaagcccccctccatctcctccccatccttggACCTggtggtgtcatttctgtactcggtggtgcctccagcagtgaaccccctcatctacagcatgaggaaccaggagctcaaggatgccatCAAGAAATGGTTTTCCCGGACACTTTTCAACAGCTGA
- the LOC132321513 gene encoding olfactory receptor 14C36-like, producing MSNSSSITQFLLLAFADTRELQLLHFCLFLGIYLAALLGNGLIITAIACDHHLHSPMYFFLLNLSLLDLGSISTTVPKAMANSLWDTRAISFAGCAAQVFFFPFSMVGEYFLLTIMAYDRYIAICKPLHYGTLLGSRACVHMAAAAWGSGLLTSLLHTANTFSLPLCQGNAVDQFFCEIPQILKLSCSDAYLREVGLIVVSIFVDFGCFVFIVLSYVQILRAVLRIPSEQGRHKAFSTCLPHMAVVSLFITTAMFAYLKPPSISSPSLDLVVAVLYSVVPPAVNPLIYSMRNQELKEALRKLMQWTLLHQQ from the coding sequence atgtccaacagcagctccatcacccagttcctcctcctggcattcgcagacacgCGGGaactgcagctcttgcacttctgcctcttcctgggcatctacctggctgccctcctgggcaatggcctcatcatcaccgccatagcctgcgaccaccacctccacagccccatgtacttcttcctcctcaacctctcactgcttgacctgggctccatctccaccactgtccccaaagccatggccaattccctctgggacaccagggccatctcctttgcaggatgtgctgcccaggtctttttctttcccttctcaatGGTAggtgaatattttcttctcaccatcatggcctatgaccgctacattgccatctgcaaacccctgcactacgggaccctcctgggcagcagagcttgtgtccacatggcagcagctgcctggggcagtgggttgctcACTTCTCTGCTTCACActgccaatacattttcactaccactctgccaaggcaatgctgtggaccagttcttctgtgaaatcccacagatcctcaagctctcctgctcagacgcCTACCTCAGGGAGGTTGGGCTTATTGTGGTTAGTATCTTTGTGGactttgggtgttttgttttcattgtgctgtcctatgtgcagatcttgagggctgtgctgaggatcccctctgagcagggacggcatAAAGCCTTTTCCACATGCCTCCCTCATATGgccgtggtctccctgtttatcACTACTGCCatgtttgcctacctgaagcccccctccatctcctccccatccctggacctggtggtggcagttctgtactcagtggtgcctccagcagtgaaccccctcatctacagcatgaggaaccaggagctgaAG